A single genomic interval of Macadamia integrifolia cultivar HAES 741 chromosome 6, SCU_Mint_v3, whole genome shotgun sequence harbors:
- the LOC122081457 gene encoding serine/threonine-protein kinase OXI1-like has product MGAEDNRNEQEQEPELLDLKTLKVISVLGRGAKGVAFLVRNEVTGENLALKVILKDLILKKKKENGDEDGRSVYRRIWFERDVLKSFRHPLLPRLGGFVETDKIIGLAMDYCPGGDLNSLRKRQTEKMFSDDIIRFYGAELVLALEYLHGIGIVYRDLKPENVMIQENGHLMLVDFDLSTKLSAKSPKPHQILRFNSETISKSESVKLKRSPSFFHCFGSGISPMDSDYCSTESRDMAIQSPDSVSSCETEKSNSFVGTEEYVSPEMVQGNGHDFTVDSWCLGVVLYEMLYGRTPFRGANRKETFFRVLVKSPELVGEPTALRDLIGKLLEKDPAKRISIEEVKGHDFFRGVDWESILQISRPPFIPLRFEGDTQGIKGIDVELFVHEVFAGEVVGDIKGSGNLDENKKREAHGKEILVETQKDHSKSADFLIF; this is encoded by the exons ATGGGCGCAGAAGATAATCGAAACGAACAAGAACAAGAGCCAGAGTTGTTAGATCTGAAAACCCTGAAAGTGATTTCTGTTCTCGGTAGAGGAGCGAAAGGGGTAGCTTTTCTCGTTAGGAATGAAGTTACAGGGGAAAATCTAGCTTTGAAggtgatcttgaaggatttaatcctgaagaagaagaaagaaaatggagatGAAGATGGTCGGTCTGTTTACAGACGGATCTGGTTCGAGCGAGATGTATTGAAGTCGTTTCGGCATCCATTGCTTCCGAGACTTGGAGGATTTGTGGAAACAGATAAGATTATCGGTTTGGCTATGGATTACTGTCCTGGTGGAGATCTCAACTCTCTCAGGAAGAGACAGACTGAGAAGATGTTCTCTGACGACATTATCAG gttttaTGGAGCGGAGTTAGTTCTTGCATTGGAGTACTTGCACGGAATAGGAATTGTTTACAGAGATTTGAAGCCAGAGAACGTAATGATTCAAGAAAATGGTCACCTTATGCTCGTCGATTTCGATCTCTCAACGAAACTCTCTGCAAAATCACCGAAACCTCATCAGATTCTTCGATTTAACTCTGAAACGATATCCAAATCCGAATCCGTGAAGTTGAAACGATCTCCATCTTTTTTCCACTGCTTCGGCTCTGGCATTTCGCCGATGGACTCGGACTATTGTAGTACTGAGTCACGAGATATGGCGATTCAAAGCCCCGATTCGGTGTCGTCATGTGAGACTGAGAAGTCTAACTCGTTTGTCGGCACAGAGGAGTACGTCTCGCCTGAGATGGTCCAAGGGAACGGTCACGATTTCACGGTGGACTCTTGGTGCTTAGGGGTGGTCCTCTACGAGATGCTTTATGGACGGACACCATTTCGAGGGGCCAATCGCAAGGAAACGTTCTTTCGTGTTCTGGTAAAGTCGCCGGAGCTCGTTGGAGAGCCGACGGCTTTGAGGGATTTGATCGGGAAACTGCTCGAAAAGGATCCGGCGAAGAGAATCTCCATCGAGGAAGTCAAGGGTCATGATTTCTTTAGAGGCGTAGATTGGGAATCTATATTGCAGATCTCGAGGCCACCGTTTATTCCCTTAAGATTTGAAGGGGATACGCAGGGCATTAAGGGAATTGATGTGGAGTTATTTGTACACGAGGTTTTTGCCGGTGAAGTTGTTGGGGATATTAAAGGTTCCGGAAATTTGGATgagaataaaaagagagaggCTCATGGTAAAGAAATCTTGGTGGAGACACAGAAAGATCATTCAAAAAGTgctgattttttaattttttaa